One genomic region from Conexibacter woesei DSM 14684 encodes:
- a CDS encoding collagen-like triple helix repeat-containing protein: MRRSLRRPSPALLVAFAALFVALGGTGYAAIKIDGRDIVNRSVTGAKLADGTVPARKLSAAARRTLRGTGGATGARGTTGATGSRGETGAAGARGETGGRGETGERGATGERGPAGGDGIAGPAGPTGAVGATGPGAMLASGRVRSVARDGPGASSFYGAPLGISTAAAADNALRTLSPAVATTASDLAVVLTYTPCADAQGPAGCGFPGTATITLRVDGADTALSCEITTPGLRCDSGATTIAVPPSSQLSIGVRGNLQGVPGNALYDRDALVAFRAVPN; encoded by the coding sequence ATGAGACGTTCGCTCCGCCGCCCGTCCCCCGCACTGCTGGTCGCCTTCGCGGCGCTGTTCGTCGCGCTCGGCGGCACCGGCTACGCCGCAATCAAGATCGACGGTCGCGACATCGTGAACAGATCGGTCACGGGCGCGAAGCTCGCCGATGGGACGGTGCCGGCGCGGAAGCTCTCCGCCGCCGCACGGCGGACGCTGAGAGGCACGGGGGGCGCGACCGGGGCGCGCGGGACGACCGGGGCGACCGGCTCGCGGGGTGAGACCGGCGCGGCCGGTGCCCGGGGTGAGACCGGCGGACGCGGCGAGACCGGCGAGCGCGGTGCGACCGGCGAACGCGGGCCGGCCGGCGGGGACGGCATCGCCGGACCGGCCGGCCCGACGGGCGCGGTCGGCGCGACCGGTCCCGGCGCCATGCTCGCGAGCGGGCGGGTCCGGAGCGTGGCGCGCGACGGACCGGGCGCCTCGAGCTTCTATGGCGCGCCGCTCGGGATCTCGACGGCCGCCGCGGCCGACAACGCGCTGAGGACCCTCTCGCCCGCCGTCGCGACGACGGCGAGCGACCTCGCGGTCGTGCTCACGTACACCCCCTGCGCCGACGCCCAGGGCCCCGCCGGCTGCGGCTTCCCCGGCACCGCGACGATCACGCTGCGCGTCGACGGAGCCGACACCGCACTCAGCTGCGAGATCACGACACCGGGTCTGAGATGCGACTCGGGCGCGACGACGATCGCGGTGCCGCCGTCGAGCCAGCTCTCGATCGGCGTCAGAGGAAATCTGCAAGGCGTGCCAGGCAACGCCCTCTACGACCGCGACGCGCTCGTCGCCTTCCGCGCCGTCCCGAACTGA
- a CDS encoding DUF4838 domain-containing protein: MPAIRAGVRIALPALAAAVVVVPSAEAATPRCGPPGGAGRTVEVRIEPASAALGATVEARCPGRRGASLASGRVTLGADGRPAPVRLRVGGARVVSVRASLAHGFGVMSRRAVRSDGRRAVVLKPRRSGAWLTLVQNGTAHAVVTTPSGAPDRVTRAADRLVDYVRRSTGVELPRRAPLAGEIEIHVGGRPNGLAGLDGDGFVIDAAATADRIDVAGPTDWGTQIGVDEFLERYVGVRWLMPGADGEDVPQLQTLAVPEEVRSDEPANMTRQLSGLPGTVQLEWAERNRMHWRTRFHHGLYNVVPPRQYFAKNPEFFPERREPVGTTRWQPCFTEPGTVTAAIREIDAYFDANPAEESFSLGVNDSSGYCETNRDDSHYVATRTNSLGRAHMSEIYFRWVNEVVEGVLREHPDKWFGLLGYSEVNDPPEFQINPRVVVFVTEDRMGWIHPSIERQGHDQLAGWNAVARQVGFYDYIYGAPYAVPRFYPHRMAQTYRYAAANGVTSQYAENYANWGEGPKTWLALRLSWDPQADVDVLLREWFERAVGPDAAPALASYYDHWERFWTERIPSSAWFAIHLKPRRLPYLPFFTPTYMDLVTEDDLVQSRQWLEDAVRLAQTPAQRARAGQLLRAFEYYEASGRAYGKSEPAGEPADDAAALRLLSDVERRFTSARAALDLFQQFSTDPVLLHPTQMSPTRGGFLGSPNLPDGASAALVDWLVGDTTQSGATWLRLRTLAADPQASPLRSFARLLIADAEGRGSLLVNAGFETGTTPWSLWRATTVGTLARNAAAARTGTAGLRATGLERGGPTQIVPVSRGVYGAVARFRVPAGASAGGVQLTVNAMTADGRSLGQIAAGPIRSVATISGRWVGTEVFVNVPETVGGTAVARIQLVAVVDNVPAGAYVDLDDVGLYRLGD; the protein is encoded by the coding sequence ATGCCGGCGATACGCGCAGGCGTACGCATCGCGCTGCCCGCACTTGCGGCAGCGGTCGTGGTCGTCCCGTCCGCGGAGGCGGCCACGCCGCGCTGCGGGCCGCCGGGCGGCGCAGGGAGGACCGTCGAGGTCCGCATCGAGCCCGCATCCGCGGCGCTCGGCGCGACAGTCGAGGCACGCTGTCCGGGCAGGCGCGGCGCGTCGCTGGCCAGCGGCAGGGTGACGCTCGGTGCCGACGGGCGCCCGGCGCCCGTGCGGCTGCGCGTCGGCGGCGCACGCGTCGTGTCCGTGAGAGCGAGCCTCGCGCACGGCTTCGGCGTCATGTCGCGGCGCGCGGTGCGCAGCGACGGCCGTCGCGCCGTCGTGCTGAAGCCGCGCCGCAGCGGCGCGTGGCTGACGCTCGTCCAGAACGGCACGGCGCACGCCGTCGTCACGACCCCGAGCGGCGCGCCCGACCGCGTCACGAGAGCCGCCGACCGGCTCGTCGACTATGTCAGACGCTCGACCGGCGTCGAGCTGCCGCGCCGCGCGCCGCTGGCGGGTGAGATCGAGATCCACGTCGGCGGCAGACCGAACGGGCTCGCCGGCCTCGACGGCGACGGTTTCGTGATCGACGCCGCCGCGACCGCTGACCGGATCGACGTCGCCGGTCCGACCGACTGGGGCACGCAGATCGGCGTCGACGAGTTCCTCGAGCGCTACGTCGGCGTGCGCTGGCTGATGCCGGGCGCCGACGGCGAGGACGTGCCGCAGCTGCAGACGCTCGCGGTGCCCGAGGAGGTCCGCAGCGACGAGCCGGCCAACATGACGCGCCAGTTGAGTGGCCTTCCCGGCACCGTCCAGCTCGAGTGGGCGGAGCGCAACCGCATGCACTGGCGGACCAGATTCCACCACGGCCTCTACAACGTCGTGCCGCCGAGACAGTACTTCGCCAAGAACCCCGAGTTCTTCCCGGAGAGAAGAGAGCCGGTCGGCACGACGAGATGGCAGCCGTGCTTCACGGAGCCGGGGACGGTGACGGCGGCGATCAGAGAGATCGATGCGTACTTCGACGCGAACCCCGCCGAGGAGTCGTTCTCGCTCGGCGTCAACGACTCGAGCGGCTACTGCGAGACCAACAGAGATGACTCGCACTACGTCGCGACCAGAACCAACTCGCTCGGCCGCGCGCACATGTCCGAGATCTACTTCAGATGGGTCAACGAGGTCGTCGAGGGCGTGCTGAGAGAGCATCCGGACAAGTGGTTCGGCCTGCTCGGCTACAGCGAGGTCAACGACCCGCCGGAGTTCCAGATCAACCCGCGCGTGGTCGTCTTCGTGACCGAGGACCGCATGGGCTGGATCCACCCGAGCATCGAGAGACAGGGACATGACCAGCTGGCCGGCTGGAACGCGGTCGCCAGACAGGTCGGCTTCTACGACTACATCTACGGCGCGCCGTACGCGGTCCCGCGCTTCTACCCGCATCGGATGGCGCAGACGTACAGATACGCCGCCGCCAACGGCGTCACGTCGCAGTACGCGGAGAACTACGCCAACTGGGGCGAGGGGCCGAAGACGTGGCTCGCGCTGCGCCTCTCGTGGGATCCGCAGGCCGACGTCGACGTGCTGCTGAGAGAGTGGTTTGAGCGCGCGGTCGGTCCGGACGCGGCGCCGGCGCTGGCGAGCTACTACGACCACTGGGAGAGATTCTGGACCGAGCGGATCCCCAGCTCGGCGTGGTTCGCGATCCACCTCAAGCCAAGACGGCTGCCGTACCTGCCGTTCTTCACGCCGACGTACATGGACCTCGTCACCGAGGACGACCTCGTGCAGAGCCGCCAGTGGTTGGAGGATGCCGTGAGACTGGCGCAGACGCCGGCGCAGAGAGCGCGCGCCGGTCAGCTGCTGCGGGCGTTCGAGTACTACGAGGCGTCGGGCCGGGCGTACGGCAAGAGCGAGCCGGCGGGCGAGCCGGCCGACGATGCCGCCGCGCTGAGACTGCTGAGCGACGTCGAGCGGCGATTCACCAGCGCGAGAGCCGCGCTCGACCTGTTCCAGCAGTTCTCCACCGACCCCGTGCTGCTGCACCCGACGCAGATGTCGCCGACGCGCGGCGGCTTCCTCGGCTCACCGAACCTGCCGGACGGCGCGTCGGCGGCGCTGGTCGACTGGCTCGTCGGCGACACGACGCAGAGCGGCGCGACGTGGCTGCGGCTGAGAACGCTCGCGGCCGATCCGCAGGCGTCGCCGCTGCGCTCGTTCGCGCGGCTGCTGATCGCCGACGCGGAGGGCAGAGGATCGCTGCTCGTCAACGCCGGTTTCGAGACGGGCACGACGCCGTGGTCGCTGTGGCGGGCGACGACGGTCGGAACGCTCGCGCGCAACGCCGCGGCGGCGCGGACCGGCACGGCCGGCCTGCGCGCGACCGGCCTCGAGCGCGGCGGGCCGACGCAGATCGTGCCGGTGTCGAGAGGCGTCTACGGCGCGGTCGCGCGCTTCCGCGTCCCGGCCGGCGCGAGCGCCGGCGGCGTGCAGTTGACGGTCAACGCGATGACCGCGGACGGCAGATCGCTCGGTCAGATCGCCGCCGGCCCGATCCGCAGCGTCGCGACGATCAGCGGCCGTTGGGTCGGCACGGAGGTGTTCGTGAACGTGCCGGAGACCGTCGGCGGCACGGCGGTCGCGAGAATCCAGCTCGTCGCGGTCGTCGACAACGTCCCGGCGGGCGCGTACGTCGACCTCGACGACGTCGGTCTCTACCGCCTCGGCGACTGA
- a CDS encoding dihydrofolate reductase family protein, whose translation MRKIKANFFISLDGVVEAPDRWHFPYFDDEMGAAVSAGFATTDAMLMGRVLYDEWAAYWPEHADEPFGDVINGMQKYVVSNSLRTAEWQNSEVVSGDVVAQLTEIKRRDGGDISMSGSATTVRWLLREGLLDELNLLVHPIAIGDGLARLFPPDEPSIPLELLSGQTFKSGVLNLSYAPAKR comes from the coding sequence ATGCGCAAGATCAAGGCCAACTTCTTCATCTCCCTCGACGGCGTCGTCGAGGCGCCCGACAGATGGCACTTCCCCTACTTCGACGACGAGATGGGAGCGGCGGTCAGCGCCGGCTTCGCGACCACCGACGCGATGCTGATGGGCCGCGTCCTCTACGACGAGTGGGCCGCGTACTGGCCCGAGCATGCCGACGAGCCGTTCGGCGACGTCATCAACGGGATGCAGAAGTACGTCGTCTCCAACAGCCTGCGCACGGCGGAGTGGCAGAACTCGGAGGTCGTCAGCGGCGACGTGGTGGCGCAGCTGACCGAGATCAAGCGCCGGGACGGCGGTGACATCAGCATGTCCGGCAGCGCCACCACCGTCCGCTGGCTGCTGCGCGAGGGCCTTCTCGACGAGCTCAACCTGCTCGTGCACCCGATCGCGATCGGCGACGGACTGGCGCGGCTGTTCCCGCCCGACGAGCCGAGCATCCCGCTCGAGCTGCTGAGCGGTCAGACCTTCAAGAGCGGCGTCTTGAACCTCAGCTACGCCCCGGCCAAGCGCTGA
- a CDS encoding Bax inhibitor-1/YccA family protein, protein MSYDVSGVPGAQPVEGVAARALFGRVMGLVAITCGFAALGAWAGRDLTGLWWLLPWVGAIVCVVGLNVAARRAPALAVVLLFGLGFLLGLAVGVTVVWYAENEPTVVWQAAGATGLTVAAMGTWGYATRRDLSYLYRTLFWCLLALIAFGFVIVLFGIEGASTIYALGGIAIFAGYTLVDFNRLRRAGKDEAVPLAAGIFLDVFNLFLFFLQLFGGSRN, encoded by the coding sequence ATGAGCTACGACGTCAGCGGAGTTCCCGGCGCGCAGCCGGTCGAAGGGGTGGCGGCACGGGCGTTGTTCGGCCGCGTGATGGGTCTCGTCGCGATCACGTGCGGCTTCGCCGCGCTCGGCGCCTGGGCCGGTCGCGACCTGACCGGGCTGTGGTGGCTGCTGCCGTGGGTCGGCGCGATCGTCTGCGTCGTCGGCCTGAACGTCGCCGCGCGGCGGGCGCCCGCGCTCGCGGTCGTGCTGCTGTTCGGCCTCGGCTTCCTGCTCGGCCTGGCGGTCGGGGTGACGGTCGTCTGGTACGCCGAGAACGAACCGACCGTCGTCTGGCAGGCGGCGGGCGCGACCGGCCTGACCGTCGCCGCGATGGGCACCTGGGGCTACGCGACGCGGCGTGACCTGTCGTACCTCTACCGGACGCTCTTCTGGTGCCTGCTCGCGCTGATCGCGTTCGGCTTCGTGATAGTCCTCTTCGGCATCGAGGGCGCGAGCACGATATACGCGCTCGGCGGCATCGCGATCTTCGCCGGCTACACGCTCGTCGACTTCAACCGTCTGCGCCGCGCCGGCAAGGACGAGGCGGTCCCGCTCGCGGCCGGGATCTTCCTCGACGTCTTCAACCTCTTCCTCTTCTTCCTCCAGCTGTTCGGCGGCAGTCGCAACTGA
- a CDS encoding TetR/AcrR family transcriptional regulator, with protein MTAPARAPRTSLREDLLRAAEQEIDEHGIGDVSLRAIARRVGVSHQAPGHHFGDRSGLFTALAANGFRTLRRRMLAARRRVPADATPAERVAAHGIGYMAFAKQHPALFAVMFRPELLDSGDPDLAEARASAFGLLLDEIVAARATGWGRHHSETALALTCWSTVHGAVALWREGTLDTFFPGVGSSQAVARMVTETLNSGLAAEAVVPPPARAAGGGAAQSPRR; from the coding sequence ATGACGGCGCCGGCCAGAGCCCCCAGGACGTCGCTGCGCGAGGACCTCCTGCGCGCGGCCGAGCAGGAGATCGACGAGCACGGCATCGGGGACGTGAGCCTGCGCGCGATCGCCCGCCGCGTGGGCGTCTCCCATCAGGCGCCGGGCCACCACTTCGGCGACCGCAGCGGGCTCTTCACCGCGCTTGCCGCGAACGGCTTCCGCACGCTCCGGAGACGGATGCTCGCGGCCCGCAGGCGGGTTCCCGCCGACGCGACGCCGGCTGAGCGGGTCGCCGCCCACGGCATCGGGTACATGGCCTTCGCCAAGCAGCATCCCGCGCTGTTCGCGGTGATGTTCCGGCCCGAGCTGCTCGATTCCGGCGATCCCGATCTCGCCGAGGCGCGCGCGAGCGCGTTCGGACTGCTGCTCGACGAGATCGTCGCCGCACGCGCGACCGGCTGGGGCAGGCACCACTCCGAGACGGCGCTCGCGCTGACGTGCTGGTCGACGGTCCACGGTGCCGTCGCGCTCTGGCGCGAAGGCACCCTGGACACGTTCTTCCCCGGCGTCGGCAGCTCCCAGGCTGTCGCCCGGATGGTGACCGAGACGCTCAACTCCGGCCTCGCCGCCGAGGCGGTCGTACCGCCGCCCGCGCGTGCCGCGGGCGGCGGCGCCGCTCAGTCGCCGAGGCGGTAG
- a CDS encoding SRPBCC family protein: MSVVSVEKDVENLSLTLVAEFSAPVERVWQLWADPRQLERWWGPPSHPSTVETHRLVTGGEVTYFMTGPDGETSRGWWRVTSVDPLRSIAFVDGWGNPDGTPNTELPTTAANVRLTEQDGGTRMELRFTFSSSEHMKELERYGAFAVFRQSVGQMDALLAAG, encoded by the coding sequence ATGAGCGTCGTCAGCGTCGAGAAGGACGTCGAGAACCTGAGCCTCACCCTCGTCGCCGAGTTCAGCGCGCCGGTCGAACGGGTGTGGCAGCTGTGGGCGGACCCGCGGCAGCTCGAGCGCTGGTGGGGGCCGCCGAGCCACCCGTCGACGGTCGAGACCCACCGCCTCGTCACCGGCGGCGAGGTCACCTACTTCATGACCGGCCCGGACGGCGAGACGTCGCGCGGGTGGTGGCGGGTGACGTCGGTCGATCCGCTGCGGTCGATCGCGTTCGTCGACGGCTGGGGCAACCCGGACGGGACGCCGAACACGGAGCTGCCGACCACCGCGGCGAACGTGCGGCTCACCGAGCAGGACGGCGGGACCCGCATGGAGCTGCGCTTCACGTTCTCGTCCAGCGAGCACATGAAGGAGCTGGAGAGATATGGGGCGTTCGCGGTCTTCCGGCAGTCGGTCGGCCAGATGGACGCCCTCCTCGCAGCCGGCTGA
- a CDS encoding NAD-dependent malic enzyme, translating into MYRRHTQVTTVGGVRGFATTARGYEVLRDPALNKGTAFSASERAALGLDGLLPPVVTTELEPQLERAYGAYRMAPTDLAKHVYMWRLHDNDVTLFYALLQRHLLEMLPIVYDPVVGEAIERFSHVFTRPRGVFLSIDDPDSVEARLAAVGAGPDDVDLLVATDAEEILGIGDWGSNGIDISIGKLAVYTAAAGVDPHRVVPVVLDVGTDNERLLNDPLYLGCRHARVRGDRYDAFVEAYVAAVEKLFPNALLHWEDFGSSNARRILDRYRDRVPTFNDDMQGTGAIVTAGLLNAVALSGGSWADQRVVVLGGGTAGCGIADQARDQMVRAGLSEEDATRRIWIVDLPGLLTAEMRDGLLDYQRPYARPEEEVAELARTPCFPDRKAEGRWPAMAALRAKAAAGAGVIDLATTVAAVKPTILIGTSTCPGMFTEEIVGTMAASVQRPIVFPLSNPTVLHEATPEQLLRWTGGKALVATGAPFDDVELGGVTYRIGQANNAALYPGLGLGAVVARATRVSDAMILAAAEAVAGEADTSGPGASLLPSNADLRATSSVVAVAVVRAALEEGLARAEIDDPVEAVREAAWWPVYRPVEAV; encoded by the coding sequence ATGTACCGCAGACACACGCAGGTGACGACGGTCGGAGGCGTGCGCGGCTTCGCGACGACCGCCCGCGGGTACGAGGTGCTGCGCGACCCGGCGCTCAACAAGGGGACGGCGTTCAGCGCCTCCGAGCGGGCTGCGCTCGGGCTCGACGGGCTGCTGCCGCCGGTCGTCACGACCGAGCTGGAGCCGCAGCTGGAGCGCGCCTACGGCGCCTACCGGATGGCGCCGACCGACCTCGCCAAGCACGTCTACATGTGGCGCCTGCACGACAACGACGTGACGCTCTTCTACGCGCTGCTGCAACGCCACCTGCTGGAGATGCTGCCGATCGTCTACGACCCGGTCGTCGGCGAGGCGATCGAGCGCTTCAGCCACGTCTTCACGCGCCCGCGCGGCGTCTTCCTCAGCATCGACGACCCCGACAGCGTCGAGGCACGGCTCGCGGCCGTCGGCGCCGGGCCCGACGACGTCGACCTGCTCGTCGCGACCGACGCGGAGGAGATCCTCGGGATCGGCGACTGGGGCTCCAACGGCATCGACATCTCGATCGGCAAGCTCGCCGTCTACACCGCCGCCGCCGGCGTCGACCCGCATCGCGTCGTCCCCGTCGTGCTCGACGTCGGCACCGACAACGAGCGGCTGCTGAACGACCCGCTCTACCTCGGCTGCCGCCACGCGCGCGTGCGCGGGGACCGCTACGACGCGTTCGTCGAGGCGTACGTGGCGGCTGTCGAGAAGCTGTTCCCGAACGCGCTGCTGCACTGGGAGGACTTCGGCTCGTCCAACGCGCGCCGGATCCTCGACCGCTATCGCGACCGCGTCCCGACGTTCAACGACGACATGCAGGGGACCGGCGCGATCGTGACGGCCGGCCTGCTCAACGCCGTCGCGCTCTCCGGCGGCTCGTGGGCCGACCAGCGGGTCGTCGTGCTCGGCGGCGGGACCGCCGGCTGCGGCATCGCCGACCAGGCGCGCGACCAGATGGTCCGCGCCGGGCTGTCGGAGGAGGACGCGACGCGCCGCATCTGGATCGTCGACCTGCCCGGCCTGCTGACCGCCGAGATGCGCGACGGGCTGCTCGACTACCAGCGTCCCTACGCCCGCCCCGAGGAGGAGGTGGCGGAGCTCGCGCGCACGCCGTGCTTCCCCGATCGCAAGGCCGAGGGCCGCTGGCCGGCGATGGCCGCGCTGCGCGCCAAGGCCGCCGCGGGAGCGGGCGTCATCGACCTCGCGACGACCGTCGCGGCGGTGAAGCCGACGATCCTGATCGGCACCTCGACCTGTCCGGGCATGTTCACGGAGGAGATCGTCGGAACGATGGCCGCGTCGGTGCAGCGGCCGATCGTCTTCCCGCTGTCCAACCCGACGGTGCTGCACGAGGCGACGCCGGAGCAGCTGCTGCGGTGGACCGGCGGCAAGGCGCTCGTCGCGACCGGCGCGCCGTTCGACGACGTCGAGCTGGGCGGCGTGACCTACCGCATCGGCCAGGCGAACAACGCCGCCCTCTACCCGGGCCTCGGCCTCGGCGCGGTCGTCGCGCGCGCGACGCGCGTCAGCGACGCGATGATCCTCGCCGCCGCGGAGGCCGTCGCCGGCGAGGCCGACACGTCGGGCCCCGGCGCCTCGCTGCTGCCCTCCAACGCCGACCTGCGCGCGACCTCCAGCGTCGTCGCGGTCGCCGTCGTGCGCGCCGCGCTGGAGGAAGGCCTCGCCCGCGCCGAGATCGACGACCCGGTCGAGGCCGTGCGCGAGGCGGCGTGGTGGCCGGTCTACCGCCCGGTCGAGGCCGTCTGA
- a CDS encoding class I SAM-dependent methyltransferase: MTEHANDVAQHWESFYDGEQHRWSGKPNRSLVDEIAAVAPGSALDLGCGEGGDAIWLAARGWTVTAVDISHRALEVAAGHAAAAGVADRITWERHDLAASLPAGSFDLVAATYLHSPVALPRTEILRTAAAAVAAGGTLLVIGHAPSAAHPHHDLPGPQEVVDELALPADRWQLRTSELRTVEHAFGDEAPTTRIDGVVRLQRA, from the coding sequence ATGACCGAGCATGCGAACGACGTCGCACAGCACTGGGAGTCCTTCTACGACGGCGAGCAGCACCGCTGGAGCGGCAAGCCGAACCGCTCGCTCGTCGACGAGATCGCCGCGGTCGCGCCCGGGAGCGCACTCGACCTCGGCTGCGGCGAGGGCGGCGACGCGATCTGGCTCGCCGCCCGCGGCTGGACCGTGACCGCCGTCGACATCTCCCACCGGGCGCTGGAGGTCGCGGCGGGCCACGCCGCCGCGGCCGGCGTCGCCGACCGGATCACGTGGGAGCGCCACGATCTCGCGGCGTCGCTGCCCGCCGGCAGCTTCGACCTCGTCGCGGCGACCTACCTGCACTCGCCGGTCGCGCTGCCCCGAACGGAGATCCTGCGCACCGCAGCCGCGGCCGTCGCCGCGGGCGGGACGCTGCTCGTGATCGGCCACGCCCCCTCCGCGGCGCACCCGCACCACGACCTGCCCGGCCCGCAGGAGGTCGTCGACGAGCTGGCGCTGCCCGCCGACCGTTGGCAGCTGCGGACGAGCGAGCTGCGGACCGTCGAGCACGCCTTCGGCGACGAGGCGCCGACGACGCGGATCGACGGCGTCGTGCGGCTGCAGCGGGCGTGA
- a CDS encoding alpha/beta fold hydrolase has product MTVTPLRRTARRGTAAVAALVVAAGAVAAAPAAAAPLSFSSCEEKQQQGWECATLVAPLDHSGAVPGTVSLRVQRLAHDGPPHAKALVNIEGGPGASTTGRSAQTRQLLGDVTARNGYDLVLLDTRATGGSTPRAIALGTSRHYSTADTVRDLELVRQGLGVERLALMGTSYSTLYAAEFARTLPDRTDRVILDSPLGPGGPTMFGEQTVAGVLPMVRDVCRTAGCPGSPARTGADLRAMVRREERGLFWVPHHSWMPPPRGKKAPELIRANFGINRGAVLRMFTSADTQTALFALLPSAMRDAVRGDWRAFAAATGVDKTARFEDLDINDDINRITRCLDLRVPWPFETPAAQRDELLKRAREAVPTGPLAPFGARMLVGGPGEDCAAFGLSGLPTAIRGGAIPAVPGVILQGAWDLRTPPSEGRALAQAWPTGTLVVASGTGHGVLRAATACATEAVDALLAGKSVDGAACAGTEPVAQPLPVTSNPADLRPLRPAPRAVARTAAAVLATLRHAELLIAVGTPHGGTTYVGGIRTGSAHATRRPPSIATTIALDEYGVLPGVQLDGAIRVGQGGSYRVDVAVGGRHSGRVTIRGGRLTGTIDGRALAVRLPDQLGKPAVTRYG; this is encoded by the coding sequence ATGACCGTCACACCGTTGCGCAGGACGGCACGGCGCGGCACGGCGGCCGTTGCGGCGCTCGTCGTCGCTGCCGGCGCCGTCGCGGCTGCTCCGGCGGCGGCCGCGCCGCTGAGCTTCTCGTCGTGCGAGGAGAAGCAGCAGCAGGGCTGGGAGTGCGCGACGCTCGTCGCGCCGCTCGACCACAGCGGCGCCGTGCCGGGGACCGTCAGCCTGCGTGTGCAGCGGCTCGCGCATGACGGCCCGCCGCACGCGAAGGCGCTCGTGAACATAGAGGGAGGGCCCGGCGCGTCGACGACCGGGCGCTCGGCGCAGACGCGCCAGCTGCTCGGCGACGTGACGGCGCGCAACGGCTACGACCTCGTGCTGCTCGACACGCGCGCGACCGGGGGGAGCACGCCGCGCGCGATCGCGTTGGGGACCTCGCGGCACTACTCGACGGCGGACACGGTGCGCGATCTCGAGCTGGTGCGACAGGGGCTCGGTGTCGAGAGACTCGCGCTGATGGGCACGTCGTACAGCACGCTCTACGCGGCCGAGTTCGCTCGCACCCTGCCGGACCGCACCGACCGGGTGATCCTCGACTCGCCGCTCGGTCCCGGCGGTCCGACGATGTTCGGCGAGCAGACCGTTGCCGGTGTGCTGCCGATGGTGCGCGACGTCTGCCGGACGGCGGGCTGCCCCGGCAGCCCCGCGCGGACCGGCGCCGACCTGCGCGCGATGGTGCGCCGGGAGGAGAGAGGCCTCTTCTGGGTGCCGCACCACTCGTGGATGCCGCCGCCGAGAGGGAAGAAGGCGCCGGAGCTCATAAGAGCCAACTTCGGCATCAACCGCGGCGCCGTGCTGCGGATGTTCACGTCGGCGGATACGCAGACGGCGCTGTTCGCGCTGCTGCCGAGCGCGATGCGAGACGCCGTGCGCGGCGACTGGCGGGCGTTCGCGGCTGCGACCGGCGTCGACAAGACGGCGCGCTTCGAGGACCTCGACATCAACGACGACATCAACCGCATCACGCGCTGCCTGGACCTCCGTGTCCCGTGGCCGTTCGAGACGCCGGCCGCGCAGCGCGACGAGTTGCTGAAGAGAGCGCGCGAGGCCGTCCCGACGGGGCCGCTCGCGCCGTTCGGCGCGCGGATGCTCGTCGGCGGGCCGGGCGAGGACTGCGCCGCATTCGGCCTGTCGGGGCTGCCGACCGCGATCAGGGGCGGCGCGATCCCGGCCGTGCCGGGCGTGATCCTGCAAGGTGCGTGGGACCTCCGCACCCCGCCCTCCGAAGGACGCGCGCTCGCGCAGGCGTGGCCGACGGGGACGCTCGTGGTCGCGAGCGGCACCGGTCACGGCGTGCTGCGCGCGGCGACCGCGTGCGCGACGGAGGCGGTCGATGCGCTGCTGGCCGGCAAGTCGGTCGACGGCGCGGCGTGCGCCGGCACGGAGCCCGTCGCCCAGCCGCTGCCGGTCACGAGCAACCCGGCCGATCTGAGACCGCTGCGCCCCGCGCCGAGAGCGGTCGCCAGAACGGCCGCCGCGGTGCTCGCGACGCTGCGTCACGCGGAGCTGCTGATCGCCGTCGGCACGCCGCACGGCGGGACGACGTACGTCGGCGGCATCCGCACCGGCTCGGCGCACGCGACCCGCAGGCCGCCGTCGATCGCGACGACGATCGCACTCGACGAGTACGGCGTGCTGCCGGGCGTCCAGCTCGACGGCGCGATCAGGGTCGGGCAGGGCGGCAGCTACCGCGTCGACGTGGCCGTCGGTGGCAGACACAGCGGCAGGGTGACGATCCGGGGCGGGCGCCTGACCGGCACGATCGACGGCAGAGCGCTCGCCGTGCGCCTGCCGGACCAGCTCGGAAAGCCGGCGGTGACGCGCTACGGCTGA
- a CDS encoding ArsR/SmtB family transcription factor, giving the protein MVVAELTDQEVDRLFHALADTTRRDILHRCTSGEPSVSRLAGVYPMSFAAVQKHVAVLERAGLVTKERRGREQLVRTDGEAVGRARAVLDELEMAWRGRVERMADLLAQVPAPPRTTLPAEHGR; this is encoded by the coding sequence GTGGTTGTAGCTGAACTGACCGACCAAGAGGTGGACCGCCTCTTCCACGCGCTCGCGGACACCACGCGGCGCGACATCCTTCACCGCTGCACGAGCGGCGAGCCGTCGGTGTCGCGACTGGCCGGCGTCTACCCGATGAGCTTCGCCGCGGTGCAGAAGCACGTCGCGGTGCTGGAACGGGCCGGCCTGGTCACCAAGGAGCGGCGCGGACGGGAGCAGCTCGTGCGCACCGACGGCGAGGCGGTTGGCCGCGCGCGAGCGGTCCTCGACGAGCTCGAGATGGCCTGGCGCGGACGCGTGGAGCGGATGGCCGACCTGCTCGCACAGGTGCCGGCGCCCCCGCGGACCACGCTGCCGGCGGAGCACGGCCGATGA